A part of Arachis hypogaea cultivar Tifrunner chromosome 12, arahy.Tifrunner.gnm2.J5K5, whole genome shotgun sequence genomic DNA contains:
- the LOC112727911 gene encoding disease resistance protein RPP2A, producing the protein MSSQNQEPQFIYDAYISFGLQLLHPFISGLYDALKSVGLHVLADRTEPKTNISDAIERCRVSIIVFTIAYAESTLYLQELVKIMECHRRKVQKVVPVFYCLDPSEVCNLSGHFGEILSRTLQGISRDENRMLSYGTALRQAASILPRFLPDIWNNREVMSHIVGHVTSLIDSTKLFIAKHPVGVDSRVQDLIQLLNNQKADGVLIIAIWGMAGIGKTTIAKALYNQIRHNFEVRRFVPDIQDGKGDYPIWLASKFKEERLLLFLKDQVKTKAQNFDSTRNIWWEGLRCLKVLLILDNMRSERELEVLPVIPECFGPGSIIIITTRTKHDRLHEIGVNHIYRVKEMDYNECVELFSWSAFNKATPERSFSGLINYAIEYSDGLPLALVCVGSAVSEKSIQEWENVLDSFKRLPFQDVWQVLKENIDSVGSEEKKIFLELAYLRHLFIGMNRNDISQILQEAGHNAAPRAIKGLEEHSLVWFDEDKLCMNRLLQDIGREMYMKQSSIEPQQRPYDVFLSFRGKETRSKFISHLYASLENAGIYVFKDENGLARGEKLSISLLKAIGESKTSIIILSPNYAFSRWCLQELEDIMICCKNKTQKVLPVFYHIDPSEVRNQTGKFGQAFDNLMKRCPDKIKGKEQSWRKALREVGCIAGFVIRKSKNESEDIKNIVEQVTHMLEMKELFVANHPVGVESRVEEVIQLLKDQHQENPLLLGIWGMGGCGKTTIAKAVYNKIFREFEGRCFLLNIREVWDQDNGILHLQQQLLSAIYNTTKIKIENTESGKSILERRLGQKRILLVLDDVDKLEQLNSLAASHKWFCPGSTIIITTRDEHLLRCLRVDKLYSMKELNDKESMELFSWHAFKEPCPKEEFASLANEVVSYCERLPLALEVIGSHLFNRKVCEWRSVLNKLKTIPNNDVQKKLKISFDGLSDDRDREIFLDVAFFFIGMDKNDVTDILNGCGHSADIGINILMERCLITVDTKGKLGMHGLLRDMGREIIRESLPMKPDERSRLWNPDEVLNVLSKDMGTKAIEGLALNLPKSLNPTQLKAEAFKEMKRLRLLQFTNVQLVGDFKYLSTDLRWLCWHECPSEYTTANFDQGNLVAIDFKYSKLDLVWKKGQMMKNLKILNLSHSQHLTQTPDFSNMPNLEKLILKYCPKLTLVSHTIEHLKQVLLINLKGCSGLRVLPRSIYKLKSLKTLILSGCSLIDKLEEDIEQMESLTTLMADKTAITQVPHALLRLKSIVYVSLCDFKGLSRNVFPSIIWSWTSPTNNFSPQVQTFLDLSNLVSLIVPNSNSQGLSSIIRELPQVQNVRLECGSQLQIIGDVVSNTFDVTNCNEMKVTSSASNISKGSSSSLIGYCSEDDIIESENSLNSILIQMGMSCSVTELLRENILQKFNARVPGDCLLPGNKNPDWLTFSCEGSFVIFDIPQVNGHKLKSVMLCIIYSSSSNIVPLEGPIIKNLCIINHTKTTPFLYDGDTLASLRDDEWQKVIANLEAGDKVQIVVSSGLGFTVKKTAVYLIYAEQQAEGIVCGDDMVADGNIIVHDGEENDLLQGVNKNFSKKNLKSHTKRKFKEYDDTNH; encoded by the exons ATGTCTTCCCAAAACCAGGAACCCCAATTCATATATGATGCTTACATTAGTTTCGGACTGCAgctccttcatccttttatttcaGGTCTCTATGATGCACTCAAAAGTGTTGGACTGCATGTTTTAGCAGACCGCACCGAGCCCAAGACTAATATATCTGACGCAATCGAACGATGCAGAGTTTCTATCATAGTTTTCACAATAGCTTATGCTGAATCAACCTTGTACTTGCAAGAACTCGTGAAAATAATGGAGTGTCATCGGAGGAAAGTTCAGAAGGTTGTGCCCGTGTTCTATTGCTTGGATCCCTCCGAAGTATGCAATCTGAGCGGTCATTTTGGGGAGATTTTGTCGCGAACTCTGCAAGGAATCTCAAGGGATGAAAACAGGATGTTGAGTTATGGGACCGCCCTTCGACAAGCTGCTTCCATTTTACCCAGGTTTCTTCCAGATATCTG gaATAACAGAGAAGTTATGAGTCATATAGTTGGACATGTTACATCCTTGATAGATTCAACGAAATTATTCATTGCAAAGCATCCGGTGGGAGTTGACTCTCGTGTGCAAGATTTGATTCAACTCTTAAACAATCAGAAAGCAGATGGTGTCCTCATAATAGCAATATGGGGAATGGCGGGAATAGGTAAAACTACAATTGCCAAAGCCCTCTACAACCAAATTAGGCACAATTTCGAGGTGAGGAGATTTGTCCCAGACATCCAGGATGGGAAGGGGGATTATCCAATATGGTTGGCTTCCAAATTTAAAGAAGAGAGGCTTCTTTTGTTTTTGAAAGACCAAGTTAAAACAAAAGCGCAAAACTTCGACTCAACAAGAAATATATGGTGGGAAGGACTTCGTTGCTTAAAGGTACTTCTTATACTTGATAATATGAGAAGTGAAAGAGAGCTGGAGGTTTTGCCAGTAATTCCTGAATGCTTTGGTCCAGGGAGTATAATAATCATCACGACAAGGACTAAACACGATCGACTTCATGAGATTGGAGTTAATCATATATATAGAGTGAAAGAAATGGACTACAACGAATGTGTTGAGCTTTTTAGTTGGAGCGCATTCAACAAAGCCACTCCTGAAAGAAGTTTTTCTGGTCTTATTAATTATGCAATTGAATATTCTGATGGACTGCCACTGGCTCTTGTGTGTGTTGGCTCTGCTGTATCTGAAAAAAGTATACAAGAGTGGGAGAATGTATTGGACAGCTTCAAAAGATTACCCTTTCAAGATGTATGGCAGGTTTTAAAAGAAAACATAGATTCTGTTGGAtctgaagaaaagaaaatattccTTGAACTAGCTTATTTGAGACATCTCTTTATTGGAATGAATCGAAATGATATAAGTCAGATATTACAAGAAGCTGGACATAATGCTGCACCAAGAGCAATTAAAGGACTTGAAGAGCATAGTCTTGTGTGGTTTGATGAGGACAAGCTTTGCATGAATCGTTTGCTACAAGACATCGGAAGAGAAATGTATATGAAGCAATCATCGATTGAGCCTCAG CAAAGGCCATATGATGTATTCTTGAGCTTTCGAGGCAAAGAAACTCGCTCAAAGTTCATCTCACATCTTTATGCATCTCTTGAAAATGCTGGTATCTATGTTTTCAAGGATGAAAACGGGCTAGCAAGAGGGGAAAAACTCTCAATCTCGCTTCTGAAAGCAATTGGAGAGTCTAAAACTTCTATCATTATTCTGTCACCAAATTATGCATTTTCAAGATGGTGTTTgcaagagttggaagacatcATGATATGTTGTAAAAACAAAACTCAAAAGGTGCTGCCAGTATTCTACCATATAGATCCCTCGGAAGTGCGAAATCAGACTGGTAAGTTTGGACAAGCTTTTGATAATCTTATGAAAAGATGCCCGGATAAAATAAAAGGCAAGGAGCAGAGTTGGAGGAAAGCACTCCGTGAAGTTGGGTGCATTGCAGGGTTTGTCATCCGAAAATCcaa GAATGAAAGTGAGGATATTAAGAACATTGTTGAACAAGTTACTCATATGCTGGAAATGAAGGAATTGTTCGTTGCTAATCATCCTGTAGGAGTTGAATCTCGTGTTGAAGAGGTGATTCAACTATTAAAAGACCAGCACCAAGAAAATCCTCTACTACTTGGTATATGGGGCATGGGAGGGTGTGGTAAAACAACCATTGCCAAAGcggtttataataaaattttccgTGAGTTTGAAGGTCGGTGTTTCCTCCTAAATATAAGAGAAGTTTGGGATCAAGATAATGGAATTCTTCATTTACAACAACAACTTCTTTCTGCTATCTACAACACAACGAAAATAAAGATTGAAAACACTGAATCTGGAAAATCAATATTAGAGAGAAGACTTGGCCAGAAAAGGATACTTCTTGTACTTGATGATGTGGACAAATTGGAGCAGCTAAATTCTTTAGCTGCAAGTCATAAATGGTTCTGTCCTGGGAGCACAATAATCATCACAACAAGAGATGAACATCTTCTTCGTTGTCTTAGAGTTGATAAGTTATATAGTATGAAAGAGTTAAATGACAAAGAATCCATGGAACTTTTTAGCTGGCATGCATTCAAAGAACCATGTCCAAAAGAAGAGTTTGCTTCACTTGCTAATGAAGTTGTTTCATATTGTGAGAGATTGCCACTGGCTCTTGAGGTAATTGGGTCACATCTGTTTAATAGGAAAGTATGTGAATGGAGGAGTGTTTTGAATAAACTCAAAACTATTCCAAACAATGATGTACAGAAGAAGCTTAAAATAAGTTTTGATGGTCTAAGTGATGATAGGGATAGAGAAATATTTCTTGATGTAGCATTTTTCTTTATTGGAATGGACAAAAATGATGTAACTGATATATTAAATGGCTGCGGGCATTCAGCTGACATTGGAATAAATATTCTTATGGAACGATGCCTTATTACTGTGGACACTAAGGGAAAACTTGGCATGCATGGTTTGCTGCGAGACATGGGAAGAGAAATTATTCGCGAGAGTTTGCCAATGAAACCTGACGAACGTAGTAGGTTGTGGAATCCAGATGAAGTGCTTAATGTATTATCAAAAGACATG GGAACAAAAGCTATTGAGGGACTTGCTTTGAACCTGCCAAAGTCATTGAATCCAACTCAGTTAAAGGCAGAAGCATTTAAGGAGATGAAGAGACTGAGATTGCTTCAGTTTACAAATGTGCAACTTGTTGGAGACTTTAAATACCTTTCAACGGATCTTCGATGGTTGTGCTGGCATGAATGTCCTTCAGAATATACAACTGCAAACTTTGATCAAGGAAATTTAGTTGCTATTGACTTCAAATATAGCAAACTCGACCTTGTATGGAAGAAGGGTCAG ATGATGAAGAATCTAAAAATTCTCAATCTTAGTCATTCTCAACACTTGACACAAACTCCTGACTTTTCAAATATGCCCAATCTTGAAAAGTTAATACTCAAATATTGCCCAAAGTTGACTTTGGTTTCTCATACCATTGAACATCTCAAGCAAGTTCTTCTAATCAATTTGAAAGGGTGTTCGGGGCTTCGTGTACTTCCAAGAAGTATCTACAAGTTGAAATCTCTCAAAACTCTCATTCTTTCAGGATGTTCATTGATTGATAAATTAGAGGAAGACATAGAACAAATGGAATCATTGACAACTTTGATGGCAGATAAAACTGCCATAACACAAGTGCCTCATGCACTTCTAAGATTAAAAAGCATTGTGTATGTTTCTCTGTGTGACTTTAAAGGATTATCGCGCAATGTGTTTCCTTCAATCATTTGGTCATGGACCTCTCCAACAAATAACTTCTCACCCCAAGTGCAAACATTTTTGGACTTGTCAAATCTTGTTTCCTTAATAGTACCAAATAGCAACTCTCAAGGCCTATCATCCATCATCagagagcttccacaggtccagAATGTTAGGCTGGAATGTGGCTCACAACTTCAAATTATAGGAGATGTAGTTTCTAATACTTTTGATGTCACAAACTGCAATGAAATGAAAGTAACATCAAGTGCTTCAAATATCTCAAAAGGGAGTAGCTCATCATTAATTGGTTACTGCAGTGAAGATGACATTATTGAATCAGAAAATTCCTTGAATTCAATTTTAATTCAAATGGGAATGAGTTGTTCAGTCACAGAGTTACTTAGGGAAAATATTTTGCAG AAGTTTAATGCAAGAGTACCTGGAGATTGCTTGCTTCCTGGCAACAAGAATCCTGATTGGTTAACATTCAGTTGTGAAGgttcttttgtaatttttgaCATCCCTCAGGTGAATGGGCATAAGTTAAAGTCAGTGATGTTGTGTATCATCTATTCTTCTTCCTCAAACATTGTACCTTTAGAAGGCCCTATCATTAAAAATTTGTGTATCATAAATCATACAAAGACCACCCCTTTTCTCTACGATGGAGATACACTGGCTTCACTTAGAGATGATGAATGGCAGAAAGTAATAGCGAACCTTGAAGCTGGTGACAAAGTGCAGATTGTTGTTTCTTCCGGATTAGGATTCACTGTGAAGAAGACAGCAGTTTATCTCATATATGCAGAGCAACAAGCTGAAGGTATTGTTTGTGGTGATGATATGGTAGCAGATGGAAATATCATTGTTCATGATGGAGAAGAAAATGATTTACTTCAAGGAGTAAACAAGAATTTCTCAAAA AAAAATTTGAAGTCACATACAAAACGAAAATTCAAAGAGTATGATGATACCAATCATTAA